The following are from one region of the Stanieria sp. NIES-3757 genome:
- a CDS encoding Response regulator receiver domain protein: protein MSMKSILLIERESSIGEVLRTCLNEFGGWRVTLSNSIQEGVDLCIATCPDVILLDTSTSETDALIFIEQLKQHSFHQSIPILLITARASWFTLKQLREMGFAGAIAKPFNPSTLSTQISHLLGWSDRDL from the coding sequence ATGTCTATGAAATCAATTTTATTGATTGAACGCGAATCCAGCATCGGAGAAGTTTTGCGTACCTGTCTCAATGAGTTTGGCGGCTGGAGAGTCACGTTATCGAACTCGATTCAAGAGGGAGTCGATCTGTGTATAGCGACTTGCCCTGATGTCATCTTGCTAGATACTTCTACTTCAGAAACAGATGCTCTGATATTTATCGAACAATTGAAGCAACATTCATTCCATCAATCTATCCCGATTTTGCTGATTACTGCCAGAGCCAGTTGGTTTACCTTAAAGCAGCTTCGCGAAATGGGATTTGCTGGAGCGATCGCTAAACCTTTTAATCCCTCAACTCTATCCACTCAGATTTCCCACTTGCTGGGATGGAGTGACAGAGACCTGTAG